A part of Cottoperca gobio chromosome 4, fCotGob3.1, whole genome shotgun sequence genomic DNA contains:
- the prg4b gene encoding LOW QUALITY PROTEIN: proteoglycan 4b (The sequence of the model RefSeq protein was modified relative to this genomic sequence to represent the inferred CDS: deleted 1 base in 1 codon), with translation MSSTVLCVVVLVACSLAFGSAQTSCKGRCGNEYYRGNMCQCDYTCLSYEECCNDFESQCTTKNSCKGRCGESFKRGRLCSCDSDCDRFKQCCPDHKMHCDAEEPTLNDATEPPTFSEGNNADSQIFPNDEFSNDGVEDPEVNPIPESTSGYGLTTADLLDQISIEPTQNPDPLEFSTVFSQTTVSDNENTQADDSPSTLYATESPDATDAIQLIRRRNNSPSAHNSSSGLQPAFSNLIAPNGVFSLNQTPEVEPAGEAEVQPEDDMFPTDPTVASSDEPEVTTLPDTASYTPVASVSTGPTQDSSTVLVNSQGTTISASTLDVTHIPEATASNLGPENTENTDNATTSPPSSLADHEDPSTSVSPAGPGDVPELDALTTLVPSVTDAVQDDRTDVTTAGVTTDDLLNVTPDPTKHAPFEATSKPQDKPDPYTPSPTKPTLAKPNSKPDKKPLDPVQTLNINDDKDYQADDSNDTNLCSGRPVSAVTTLSNGTMVAFRGHHFWILDRYMVPGPAQSITQVWGVPSPIDTVFTRCNCQGKTYIFKGSQYWRYENAMLDQNYPKVIQTGFDGLRGHITAALSVPQYQKRRESVYFFKRGGSVQKYSYQFGTSTTCGRKAHNPVYPVHKRIVRQAVSLLGPAINIRTSWRGFPSSITAAVSIPTIPTIIEPERYKYYVFSRSTSYKVRMDMERPVVPAPTANESPQSNDFFKCQKKV, from the exons ATGTCTTCCACTgtactttgtgttgttgttttggtggCTTGCTCCTTAGCATTCGGCTCTGCTCAGA CCAGCTGTAAAGGTCGATGTGGTAATGAGTACTACAGGGGTAACATGTGCCAGTGTGATTATACCTGCCTGTCGTATGAAGAGTGCTGCAATGACTTTGAATCCCAATGTACCACAA AAAATTCATGTAAGGGACGGTGTGGAGAAAGCTTTAAGAGAGGCCGGCTGTGCAGCTGCGACTCTGACTGCGATAGATTCAAACAGTGTTGTCCCGATCACAAGATGCATTGTGATGCAGAAG AGCCGACTCTGAATGACGCAACAGAGCCTCCTACGTTCAGCGAGGGAAACAATGCAG ACAGCCAGATTTTTCCCAATGATGAGTTTTCCAACGATGGAGTTGAGGACCCGGAGGTAAATCCAATCCCAGAGAGCACCAGCGGCTATGGATTGACTACAGCTGACCTGCTGGATCAAATTTCTATCGAACCCACCCAGAATCCAGACCCTCTGGAGTTCAGTACAGTCTTCTCTCAAACGACGGTGTCtgataatgaaaacacacaggcCGATGACAGCCCCTCCACCCTTTACGCTACTGAGAGCCCCG ATGCCACTGATGCTATCCAGCTCATCCGACGCAGGAACAACTCTCCCTCAGcccacaacagcagcagcggTCTCCAGCCAGCCTTCTCCAACCTCATTGCCCCAAACGGAGTATTCTCCCTCAACCAAACCCC AGAGGTCGAGCCCGCAGGGGAGGCAGAGGTGCAACCTGAGGATGACATGTTTCCCACGGATCCGACTGTAGCTTCCTCTGATGAGCCAGAAGTTACAACCCTACCCGACACAGCCTCCTACACACCTGTGGCTTCAGTATCCACAGGACCCACACAGGACTCCTCCACAGTCCTCGTAAACTCTCAGGGCACCACCATCTCTGCCTCAACGCTGGACGTGACACACATCCCAGAAGCAACCGCCTCAAACCTTGGACCAGAGAATACTGAGAACACAGACAATGCCACAACGAGTCCTCCGTCTTCTCTGGCAGACCATGAAGATCCTTCCACCAGTGTTTCTCCAGCAGGGCCCGGAGACGTGCCAGAGCTTGATGCCCTGACGACCCTCGTACCCTCAGTCACAGATGCAGTGCAGGATGACAGAACAGATGTCACTACAGCAGGAGTAACCACTGACGATTTGCTTAATGTCACCCCAGACCCGACCAAACACGCACCATTTGAAGCCACCTCAAAACCCCAAGATAAGCCTGACCCATACACGCCATCGCCAACTAAACCCACTCTGGCTAAACCCAACTCCAAACCTGATAAAAAGCCTCTGGACCCCGTGCAAACTCTCAACATAAACGATGATAAAGACTACCAAGCAG ATGACAGCAACGATACAAATCTGTGTAGTGGGCGGCCGGTCAGTGCAGTCACTACGCTGAGCAACGGCACAATGGTGGCTTTCAGAG GGCACCACTTCTGGATTCTGGACAGGTACATGGTGCCGGGTCCGGCTCAAAGCATCACACAAGTGTGGGGGGTCCCTTCCCCCATCGACACTGTGTTTACCCGCTGCAACTGCCAAggcaaaacatacatttttaag GGATCACAGTACTGGAGATATGAAAACGCTATGTTGGACCAAAACTATCCAAAGGTCATTCAAACAGGCTTTGACGGGCTTCGGGGCCACATCACGGCTGCTCTGTCTGTGCCTCAGTACcagaagaggagagagtcaGTTTACTTCTTCAAGAGAG GGGGATCGGTCCAGAAATATTCATACCAGTTTGGCACCAGTACAACATGTGGCAGGAAAGCCCACAACCCTGTTTACCCAGTCCACAAGAGAATTGTTCGACAAGCAG TGTCTCTTCTAGGGCCAGCCATCAACATCCGGACATCCTGGAGAGGTTTCCCCTCCAGCAtcacagctgctgtgtccatCCCGACCATCCCGACCATCATAGAGCCAGAGAGATACAAATACTACGTCTTCTCAAGAT